The following are from one region of the Cloacibacterium sp. TD35 genome:
- a CDS encoding lipopolysaccharide biosynthesis protein has product MSVVARQSFKYSIIGYLGFLLGTVSAIFIFPFDMVFYGKLRFVLSATLMLVPFVVFGLSYSNVYFFGKAKEEGKHQNLFSLSLVGVGINFLIFLFGFFAFFYIFSSFQEDSELWDMKRLILPMVLVMSLSAVFNRYISNFKRIVVPNIFENIFPKLANLGAFCLFFFLGASEKISYGFFLGVFVLGLIGYILYTNKLEKISPDFSTDFVKKDKLWKEILNYSFYGFLGNLGSFLALNISNYMIGEKLSFEENGIYSTVFSVVQLISIPSMGLYNISAPIISKHFADNTIKELDVYYKKTSLSLFFLGLVLFSCIAVGYPYLTDFMPKSGKLLLEAQPLVWVIGFALLFELATGFNSHIISMSKYYRFNIYVMLFLAVLTTSLNFYFINKTSLGILGISISYAVSLTIFNLTKIAFNYYQFKVSPFTIEMLYSVILATLAISVAIVLPNFSNSFLNLVYKPALVLIIFFVGNHFMRIYPLDKFLTKDFLKSLFKF; this is encoded by the coding sequence ATGAGCGTAGTAGCCAGACAAAGTTTTAAATATTCTATCATAGGATACCTTGGTTTTTTACTGGGAACTGTTTCTGCTATTTTTATATTTCCGTTTGATATGGTTTTCTACGGAAAACTACGTTTCGTTTTGTCGGCTACCTTAATGCTGGTTCCTTTTGTTGTTTTCGGGTTGAGTTATTCTAACGTTTACTTTTTCGGGAAAGCCAAAGAAGAAGGAAAACATCAAAATCTTTTTAGCCTTTCTTTAGTAGGAGTTGGGATTAATTTCTTGATTTTTTTATTCGGATTTTTTGCTTTTTTCTATATTTTTTCTTCGTTTCAGGAAGATTCTGAGTTATGGGATATGAAGCGCTTGATTTTACCAATGGTTTTGGTGATGTCGCTTTCCGCGGTTTTTAACCGATATATTTCTAATTTCAAAAGAATAGTTGTTCCAAATATTTTTGAAAATATTTTCCCAAAATTAGCCAACTTAGGGGCTTTTTGTCTGTTCTTTTTCTTGGGTGCTTCAGAAAAAATCTCTTACGGATTTTTCTTAGGCGTTTTTGTTCTGGGATTAATTGGTTATATTCTGTATACCAATAAATTAGAGAAAATATCGCCTGATTTCAGTACAGATTTTGTCAAAAAAGACAAACTTTGGAAAGAAATTTTGAATTACAGTTTCTACGGGTTTTTAGGGAATTTAGGGAGTTTTTTAGCTTTGAATATTTCCAATTACATGATTGGCGAAAAGCTTTCATTCGAAGAAAACGGAATTTACAGCACTGTTTTTTCGGTGGTGCAGCTCATCAGCATTCCTTCAATGGGATTGTATAATATTTCTGCGCCGATTATCAGCAAACATTTTGCTGATAATACCATTAAAGAACTAGATGTTTATTATAAAAAAACCTCTCTGAGTTTATTTTTTCTGGGTTTGGTGCTATTTTCTTGTATTGCAGTTGGTTATCCTTATCTCACGGATTTTATGCCAAAATCTGGAAAATTATTACTGGAAGCGCAACCGCTGGTTTGGGTGATTGGTTTTGCATTGTTATTTGAGTTGGCAACAGGTTTTAACAGTCACATTATTTCCATGTCAAAATATTATCGATTTAATATTTACGTGATGTTGTTTTTGGCGGTTCTTACCACGAGTCTTAACTTTTATTTCATCAATAAAACTAGTTTAGGAATTCTGGGAATTTCTATTTCTTACGCCGTTTCATTGACGATATTTAACTTGACCAAAATTGCGTTCAACTACTATCAATTCAAGGTTTCTCCTTTTACGATAGAGATGTTGTACAGCGTTATTTTAGCAACTTTAGCTATTTCTGTAGCGATTGTTTTACCTAATTTTTCAAATAGTTTTTTGAATTTGGTATACAAGCCAGCTTTGGTTTTGATTATTTTCTTCGTGGGGAATCACTTTATGAGAATTTATCCTTTAGATAAATTTTTAACCAAAGATTTTCTAAAGTCACTTTTTAAGTTTTAA
- a CDS encoding YciI family protein has protein sequence MKTVVLYETAPDTTMEKMMEVFPAHQANEEIFVKAGKILGIGPFAIPGEGAMAIFTDRESAEEFVKGDPFVTTGLVSKVIIKEWHDELM, from the coding sequence ATGAAAACAGTAGTTCTTTACGAAACCGCACCAGATACGACTATGGAAAAAATGATGGAAGTTTTTCCTGCGCATCAGGCCAATGAAGAAATCTTTGTAAAAGCTGGAAAAATATTGGGAATTGGTCCGTTTGCAATTCCGGGAGAAGGAGCGATGGCGATTTTTACTGATAGAGAATCTGCCGAAGAATTTGTAAAAGGTGATCCATTTGTAACCACAGGTTTGGTTTCGAAAGTAATCATTAAAGAATGGCATGACGAATTAATGTAA
- a CDS encoding glycosyltransferase family 2 protein, with protein MKFFIIIPAHNEEKNMLPCLESLKNQTFQDFKCVIVNDGSTDKTQEIAEKFINNVTLSGVEASSFKVLNLEKSEHQPGAKVVRTFNKGLETENLEEYDVVCKFDADIIFSADYLEKVNEVYEKNPKAGMVSGLVYIEKNGEWVFENLSSKNHVRGPIKSYRKELFLKMKGLRAVLGWDNIDVMLCKMHGFETVTIQELCVKHLRPTAYKYKSQKAQKLGEYFYNIGLNFPLAVISSAKSSWKNKSVSEFFITMKSFLNQKNPRVLSQEEIAFIRNLRWNEMFKKIMKS; from the coding sequence ATGAAGTTTTTCATTATAATTCCCGCTCACAACGAAGAAAAAAACATGCTTCCATGTTTAGAATCGCTGAAAAATCAGACGTTTCAGGATTTTAAATGCGTAATTGTGAACGATGGCTCTACGGATAAAACCCAAGAAATTGCAGAAAAATTTATTAATAATGTCACATTGAGCGGAGTCGAAGCATCAAGTTTCAAAGTTTTAAATTTAGAAAAATCCGAACATCAACCCGGTGCAAAAGTCGTGAGAACTTTTAATAAAGGTTTAGAAACTGAGAATTTAGAAGAATACGATGTGGTTTGTAAATTCGATGCAGACATTATTTTCTCTGCTGATTATTTAGAAAAAGTAAATGAAGTGTACGAGAAAAATCCAAAAGCAGGAATGGTTTCTGGTTTGGTTTACATTGAAAAAAATGGAGAATGGGTTTTCGAAAATCTGTCTTCCAAAAATCACGTTCGAGGTCCTATAAAGTCTTATCGAAAAGAATTATTTCTTAAAATGAAAGGTTTGAGAGCGGTTCTCGGTTGGGATAATATAGATGTGATGCTGTGTAAAATGCACGGATTTGAAACGGTAACAATTCAAGAGCTTTGTGTGAAACATCTTCGCCCAACAGCCTATAAATATAAATCTCAAAAAGCCCAGAAATTGGGAGAATATTTTTACAATATTGGTCTTAATTTTCCTTTAGCTGTGATTTCTTCAGCGAAATCTTCTTGGAAAAATAAATCGGTTTCAGAGTTTTTTATCACCATGAAATCATTTTTGAATCAGAAAAATCCTAGAGTTTTAAGCCAAGAAGAAATTGCATTTATCAGAAATTTGAGATGGAATGAAATGTTTAAAAAAATTATGAAATCATAA
- the polA gene encoding DNA polymerase I has product MTNSDKRLFLIDAYAMIFRGYYALIRNPRLTSKGFDTSAIFGFTNSLIELIRREKPTHLAVVFDVGKENVRTADFTEYKANRSDTPEAIKNAVPYIHRILEAMHIPILGVEGYEADDVIGTIANKAEKEGYSTFMVTPDKDFAQLVTDRIKIYKPGLKGGDVEILGVEEVKAKYEIEDPKQVIDFLAMMGDAVDNIPGLEGVGEKTAMKFLKEFGSIENLLANTDQLKGKLKEKVENSAERGILSKKLATIICDVPVEFHQEQYDLDIPDFEKVREIFDEIEFRRLYENLYRAFHQNQEPKSENQDNSIEKTVETSQPSASSNKPQQLDLFADFEALEQSTSTTLNIETTDKIYQYIDTEKAQKILVKNLLAQKVVCFDTETTSLNEMDAELIGMSFCYRKGLAYYIPISENQEEAKKTLEIFRPFFEKKEILKIAHNLKFDYKVLKHYGVEVEGAIFDTMIAHYLLNPDGRHGMDYLSEIYLNYKPVSIESLIGKKGKNQGTLRDVSLEDQTNYAAEDADVTFQLYEIFAPQLKKEGVEDLFYHIEMPLMRVLAKMEFAGISLDENWLIQESKDLENDLKNLETKIFELCGEEFNMNSPKQLGEILFEKLKLDPKAKKTKTGQYATSEDILQKLASKHEIIQYILEYRTYQKLKSTYVDALPNQIDKDTKRVHTNFSQTTAATGRLASLNPNLQNIPIRTLRGQQIRGAFVADEGNKLISADYSQIELRLIAEISGEENMIKAFQNGEDIHASTAAKLFKIPIEEVTKTQRSQAKTVNFGIIYGQGAFALAEQTGLSRTEAKQLIDSYYETYPKLKEFMAEQVAKARKLGYVETILGRKRHLQDINSNNFVVKGHAERNAVNAPIQGSAADIIKLAMIKIQEVLEQEHLKTKMLLQVHDELVFEAPENEVETAKKLIKENMENAYKTEVPLLVEVGVGENWLEAH; this is encoded by the coding sequence ATGACAAATTCTGACAAAAGACTTTTTCTCATCGATGCTTATGCGATGATTTTCCGCGGTTATTACGCTCTGATTAGAAACCCTAGATTAACTTCTAAAGGTTTTGATACGTCTGCTATTTTTGGATTTACCAATTCATTAATTGAGTTGATTAGAAGAGAAAAACCAACGCATTTGGCTGTGGTTTTTGATGTGGGAAAAGAAAATGTGAGAACCGCTGATTTTACAGAATACAAAGCCAATAGAAGTGACACTCCAGAAGCGATAAAAAATGCAGTTCCCTATATTCACAGAATTTTAGAAGCCATGCATATTCCGATTTTGGGAGTTGAAGGTTATGAAGCAGATGACGTGATAGGAACCATTGCCAATAAAGCCGAAAAAGAAGGTTACAGCACCTTTATGGTAACGCCAGATAAGGATTTTGCGCAGTTGGTCACCGACAGAATTAAAATCTATAAACCAGGTTTAAAAGGAGGTGATGTAGAAATTTTAGGAGTGGAAGAGGTTAAAGCCAAATACGAAATTGAAGATCCGAAACAGGTCATCGATTTCCTTGCAATGATGGGAGATGCTGTGGATAATATTCCAGGATTAGAAGGAGTGGGCGAAAAAACAGCTATGAAATTTTTGAAAGAATTTGGCAGCATCGAAAATCTTTTGGCAAACACAGACCAGCTAAAAGGTAAACTTAAAGAAAAAGTTGAAAACTCTGCAGAAAGAGGGATTTTGTCAAAAAAATTGGCTACGATTATTTGTGACGTTCCCGTTGAATTTCACCAGGAGCAATACGATTTAGATATTCCAGATTTTGAAAAAGTTCGTGAGATTTTTGACGAAATAGAATTCAGAAGATTGTATGAAAATCTGTACAGAGCATTTCATCAGAATCAGGAACCGAAAAGCGAGAATCAAGACAATTCAATTGAAAAAACAGTTGAAACTTCCCAACCTTCAGCTTCCAGCAATAAACCACAACAGCTCGATTTATTTGCAGATTTCGAAGCGTTAGAACAATCTACTTCTACTACACTCAACATAGAAACTACGGATAAAATTTATCAATATATCGATACCGAAAAAGCACAGAAAATTTTAGTCAAAAATCTTTTGGCTCAAAAAGTAGTTTGTTTTGATACAGAAACCACTTCTCTTAATGAAATGGACGCAGAACTCATCGGGATGAGCTTCTGTTACAGAAAAGGATTGGCTTATTACATCCCGATTTCTGAAAATCAGGAAGAAGCAAAGAAAACTTTAGAAATTTTCCGTCCGTTTTTTGAGAAAAAAGAAATTTTAAAAATCGCTCACAATCTTAAGTTCGATTATAAAGTTCTGAAACATTATGGTGTAGAAGTAGAAGGAGCGATTTTTGACACCATGATTGCCCATTATCTTCTGAATCCAGACGGAAGACACGGAATGGATTATCTTTCAGAGATTTATCTGAATTATAAACCTGTTTCTATTGAAAGTTTGATTGGCAAAAAAGGTAAAAATCAAGGAACATTGCGTGATGTTTCACTGGAAGACCAAACCAATTACGCTGCGGAAGATGCAGATGTAACGTTTCAATTGTACGAAATTTTTGCGCCTCAACTGAAAAAAGAAGGGGTAGAAGATTTGTTTTATCATATAGAAATGCCATTAATGCGCGTTTTAGCCAAAATGGAATTTGCAGGAATTTCTTTAGACGAAAATTGGTTGATTCAAGAAAGCAAGGATTTAGAAAACGATTTGAAAAACCTTGAAACCAAAATTTTTGAACTCTGTGGCGAAGAATTTAACATGAATTCTCCGAAACAACTCGGCGAAATTTTATTCGAAAAGTTGAAATTAGATCCGAAAGCGAAAAAAACCAAAACCGGTCAATACGCTACTTCGGAAGATATTTTGCAGAAATTGGCTTCTAAACATGAGATTATCCAATATATTTTAGAATACAGAACCTACCAAAAACTGAAATCTACCTATGTAGATGCATTGCCGAATCAGATTGATAAAGACACGAAAAGAGTACATACCAATTTTTCGCAAACCACTGCTGCTACTGGAAGATTGGCTTCTCTGAACCCGAATTTACAGAACATTCCGATTAGAACTTTGCGTGGTCAACAAATTCGTGGAGCTTTCGTAGCAGATGAAGGAAACAAACTTATTTCTGCCGATTATTCTCAGATAGAATTGAGGTTGATTGCAGAAATTTCTGGCGAAGAAAACATGATAAAAGCCTTCCAAAATGGCGAAGATATTCACGCTTCTACTGCGGCAAAATTATTTAAAATCCCAATCGAAGAAGTTACAAAAACGCAGCGTTCACAAGCCAAAACCGTTAATTTTGGAATTATTTATGGTCAAGGTGCTTTTGCTTTGGCAGAGCAAACTGGACTTTCACGAACGGAAGCAAAACAACTCATCGATTCTTATTACGAAACTTATCCTAAATTGAAAGAATTTATGGCAGAACAAGTTGCCAAAGCCAGAAAATTAGGGTATGTAGAAACGATTTTGGGCAGAAAACGCCATTTGCAAGACATCAATTCTAATAATTTTGTGGTAAAAGGTCACGCCGAAAGAAATGCCGTAAACGCACCGATTCAAGGTTCTGCTGCAGATATTATCAAATTGGCGATGATTAAAATTCAGGAAGTTCTGGAACAGGAACATCTGAAAACCAAAATGCTCTTACAAGTGCATGACGAATTGGTTTTTGAAGCGCCAGAAAACGAAGTAGAAACCGCCAAAAAACTCATTAAAGAAAATATGGAAAACGCCTACAAAACTGAAGTTCCTTTATTGGTGGAAGTTGGCGTTGGTGAAAATTGGCTTGAAGCACATTAG
- the hpt gene encoding hypoxanthine phosphoribosyltransferase, with protein sequence MESIQIHDKSFVPYLKHDELQEIVKKLAEKVYEDYKDETPVFIGVLNGVIMFFSDFLKYYPGKCELAFIQMSSYSGTQSTGIVYKKMDLTKEVEGRHIILMEDIVDTGNTIESLYNYFENTQRPKSLKVATLLLKPEVYKKDFKIHYVAKEIPNKFVLGYGLDYDELGRNLPDLYQLEDGRINH encoded by the coding sequence ATGGAAAGCATACAAATTCACGACAAATCTTTCGTGCCTTACCTAAAGCACGACGAACTTCAAGAAATCGTAAAAAAACTTGCAGAAAAAGTTTACGAAGATTATAAAGATGAAACTCCTGTTTTTATCGGGGTTTTAAACGGTGTAATCATGTTTTTTTCTGATTTTCTAAAGTATTATCCAGGGAAATGCGAATTGGCGTTTATCCAAATGTCTTCTTATTCAGGAACACAATCTACAGGGATTGTTTACAAGAAAATGGACTTGACAAAAGAAGTAGAAGGAAGACACATTATCTTAATGGAAGATATTGTAGATACAGGTAATACTATCGAAAGTTTATATAATTATTTCGAAAATACACAAAGACCAAAATCTCTAAAAGTGGCAACGCTTTTACTAAAACCAGAAGTCTATAAAAAAGATTTCAAAATACATTATGTAGCCAAAGAAATTCCTAATAAATTCGTGTTGGGTTATGGATTAGATTATGATGAATTAGGAAGAAACTTACCAGATTTGTACCAATTAGAAGATGGTAGAATAAATCACTAA
- a CDS encoding amidohydrolase, with product MKNLQIFFLLFFGLFSAQKKADLIVYNAKIYTVNQNFDVAEVMAISKGKIVAIGGKEILKKYTATQKIDAQGKPVYPGFIDAHCHFTGYATDRWKSDLVGTQSWEEIVEKIKKYSETAPKFWLYGRGWDQNDWAVKEYPTKEKLDELFPNRPVYLKRVDGHAAIANQKALDLAKISTETKVLGGDIEQKNGKLTGILVDNAMDLVEKVIPEIEDDLAIKYFGELQKECFAFGLTSLHDCGISEHTLSLLEKSQQQKVLKMNVFALLSDNPDYYEKWTKKGRYTNGKITVGGFKVYADGALGSRGACLLSDYHDKPKWRGFLLSEKSHFENLAKKLVNSNLQMCTHAIGDSANREILKIYGDVLKGKNDKRWRIEHAQIVNPADFQYFGEYNIVPSVQPTHATSDMYWAEERLGSERIKTAYAYQDLLKQNGWVALGTDFPVEDINPFKTFLAAVARKDAQNYPENGFQKENALSREQTLRGMTIWAAKSVFQEKERGSLEVGKNADFIVLDRDLMSIDEKFILNVNVVSTFIDGKKVFDNGLLEVPEPIRNPNN from the coding sequence ATGAAAAACCTACAAATATTCTTTTTACTATTCTTCGGATTGTTTTCCGCACAGAAAAAAGCAGATTTAATTGTTTACAATGCTAAAATTTATACGGTAAATCAAAACTTTGATGTTGCTGAAGTCATGGCGATTTCCAAGGGGAAAATTGTAGCCATTGGAGGAAAAGAAATACTGAAAAAATACACCGCTACTCAAAAAATTGATGCTCAAGGAAAGCCCGTTTATCCAGGTTTTATAGATGCTCATTGCCATTTTACAGGCTATGCAACAGACCGTTGGAAAAGTGATTTGGTAGGAACTCAATCTTGGGAAGAAATTGTAGAAAAAATCAAAAAATACAGTGAAACGGCTCCTAAATTTTGGTTATATGGAAGAGGCTGGGATCAGAATGATTGGGCGGTAAAAGAATATCCAACCAAAGAAAAACTAGATGAATTGTTTCCTAATCGTCCGGTTTATTTAAAAAGAGTGGATGGTCACGCTGCCATAGCCAATCAAAAAGCCTTGGATTTGGCTAAAATTTCAACCGAAACTAAAGTTTTGGGAGGAGATATTGAACAGAAAAACGGAAAATTAACCGGAATTTTAGTTGATAATGCCATGGATTTGGTAGAAAAAGTGATTCCAGAGATTGAAGATGATTTGGCAATCAAATATTTCGGGGAGTTGCAAAAAGAATGCTTTGCTTTTGGTTTAACTTCTCTTCACGATTGTGGTATTTCTGAACATACTTTGTCACTTTTAGAAAAATCCCAACAGCAGAAAGTTTTAAAAATGAATGTTTTTGCGCTTTTAAGTGACAATCCTGATTATTATGAAAAATGGACTAAAAAAGGTCGATACACAAACGGAAAAATCACTGTTGGTGGTTTTAAAGTTTATGCAGACGGCGCTTTGGGAAGTAGAGGTGCGTGTTTGTTAAGTGATTATCATGATAAACCAAAATGGAGAGGTTTTCTATTAAGCGAAAAATCTCATTTTGAAAATTTAGCTAAAAAATTGGTTAATAGCAATTTACAGATGTGTACTCATGCCATTGGTGATTCTGCGAATAGAGAAATTCTGAAAATTTATGGTGATGTTTTAAAAGGCAAAAACGATAAAAGATGGAGAATAGAACACGCACAAATTGTAAATCCTGCTGATTTTCAGTATTTTGGAGAGTATAATATCGTTCCGTCTGTTCAGCCAACTCACGCCACTTCTGACATGTATTGGGCGGAAGAAAGATTGGGAAGTGAACGCATTAAAACGGCGTATGCTTATCAAGATTTGTTGAAGCAGAACGGTTGGGTTGCATTGGGAACTGATTTTCCTGTGGAAGATATCAATCCGTTTAAAACGTTTTTGGCTGCAGTAGCAAGAAAAGATGCGCAAAATTATCCTGAAAATGGTTTCCAGAAAGAAAATGCCTTAAGCAGAGAACAAACCTTAAGAGGAATGACAATTTGGGCTGCAAAATCGGTATTTCAGGAAAAAGAAAGAGGAAGTTTAGAAGTGGGAAAAAATGCAGATTTTATAGTTTTAGATAGAGATTTAATGAGTATTGATGAAAAGTTTATACTTAATGTAAATGTTGTATCCACTTTTATTGATGGGAAGAAAGTTTTTGATAATGGTTTATTAGAAGTGCCAGAACCAATTAGAAATCCTAATAATTAG
- the obgE gene encoding GTPase ObgE, with the protein MSNFVDYVKIHCKSGHGGAGSAHLRREKYIPKGGPDGGDGGRGGHVIMRGNAQEWTLLPLRYTRHVKAERGENGGKNQLTGAYGADVYINVPIGTIAKNEEGEIIGEIMEDGQEIIIMKGGMGGLGNEHFKSSTNQTPRYAQPGMPGEEGYVVFELKILADVGLVGFPNAGKSTLLAAVSAAKPKIADYAFTTLTPNLGIVEYRNFKSFVMADIPGIIEGAAEGKGLGHRFLRHIERNSILLFMIPADSEDHYKEYQILLNELEEYNPELVDKDIIVSISKSDLLDDELKKEITAEFPDKLKPLFFSGVTQEGLVELKDVIWKKLHG; encoded by the coding sequence ATGAGCAATTTTGTAGATTACGTAAAAATACATTGTAAATCAGGTCACGGTGGTGCAGGTTCTGCGCACCTTCGTAGAGAAAAATATATCCCAAAAGGTGGACCTGATGGTGGCGATGGAGGAAGAGGAGGACATGTTATTATGAGAGGAAATGCTCAGGAATGGACATTGCTTCCACTTCGTTATACTCGTCATGTAAAGGCAGAACGCGGCGAAAATGGTGGTAAAAACCAATTGACTGGAGCTTATGGAGCAGATGTTTACATTAATGTTCCTATTGGTACAATTGCCAAAAATGAAGAAGGCGAGATTATTGGTGAAATAATGGAAGATGGTCAAGAAATCATCATCATGAAAGGAGGAATGGGTGGTCTTGGAAATGAGCATTTCAAGTCTTCTACCAATCAAACTCCAAGATATGCACAACCTGGAATGCCTGGCGAGGAAGGTTACGTAGTTTTTGAACTCAAAATTTTAGCAGATGTAGGATTAGTTGGCTTTCCAAATGCTGGGAAATCTACACTTTTAGCTGCTGTTTCTGCGGCAAAACCAAAAATCGCAGATTACGCCTTTACTACATTGACTCCCAATTTAGGAATTGTAGAATACAGAAATTTCAAGTCTTTTGTAATGGCAGATATTCCCGGAATTATTGAAGGAGCTGCAGAAGGAAAAGGTCTTGGTCACAGATTTTTAAGACATATTGAGCGAAATTCTATCTTGCTTTTTATGATTCCTGCAGATTCTGAAGATCATTACAAAGAATATCAAATTCTACTGAATGAATTAGAAGAATACAATCCAGAATTAGTAGATAAAGACATTATTGTTTCTATTTCTAAATCAGATTTGCTAGATGATGAATTGAAAAAAGAAATCACGGCAGAGTTTCCAGATAAACTGAAACCGCTATTCTTTTCAGGTGTTACCCAAGAGGGTTTGGTAGAACTGAAAGATGTAATCTGGAAGAAATTACACGGATAA
- a CDS encoding FkbM family methyltransferase has translation MKLYQFLIEASQYIIPQLYKQRFFKKQNQLTRENVISRKVEPELLWLTEFLPKDAVFIDVGANVGHFIYQLEYHLFPQNIYAFEPNKSLNRRLKRLFPKVKLFSVALSDENTVAEFKIPVLKGEKVNSRGTLQTKFREENEEKTIIQKVKVVKLDDFAPIQKLQKVDFIKIDVEGNEMKTLFGAKETILKFKPTVMVEMEQRHHQEPVWNLISEMESWGFEAHYLDRNTFELKRLTEEFIKSQNAIFAKDYENYINNIIFIAKS, from the coding sequence ATGAAACTCTACCAATTTCTTATAGAAGCTTCTCAGTATATCATTCCTCAATTGTATAAACAGAGGTTTTTTAAAAAACAAAATCAGCTTACCCGCGAAAATGTTATTTCTAGAAAAGTAGAGCCAGAATTGCTTTGGTTAACAGAATTTCTTCCGAAAGATGCTGTTTTTATAGATGTTGGCGCAAACGTGGGACATTTTATTTATCAGTTAGAATATCATCTTTTTCCTCAAAATATTTATGCTTTTGAACCCAATAAATCTTTGAACAGAAGATTGAAAAGGCTATTTCCGAAGGTTAAACTATTTTCCGTGGCTTTGTCAGACGAAAATACGGTTGCAGAATTTAAAATTCCAGTTCTGAAAGGCGAGAAAGTGAATTCCAGAGGAACTTTGCAAACCAAATTCAGAGAAGAAAACGAAGAAAAAACCATTATTCAAAAGGTAAAAGTGGTGAAATTAGATGATTTTGCTCCAATTCAAAAATTACAAAAAGTAGATTTCATCAAAATAGATGTAGAAGGAAACGAGATGAAAACGCTCTTCGGAGCGAAGGAAACGATTTTGAAATTTAAACCAACGGTAATGGTAGAAATGGAGCAGCGCCATCATCAGGAACCTGTTTGGAACTTGATTTCAGAAATGGAAAGTTGGGGTTTCGAGGCTCATTATTTAGATAGAAATACTTTTGAATTGAAAAGACTTACAGAAGAGTTTATCAAATCTCAAAATGCTATCTTTGCAAAAGATTACGAAAATTACATTAACAATATTATTTTTATTGCAAAATCGTAA
- a CDS encoding adenylate kinase, with translation MINIVLFGPPGSGKGTQAQNLIEKFNLKQISTGDLFRFNMKNDTELGKLAKSYIDKGELVPDQVTINMLVDELKKPTEANGFIFDGFPRTSYQTEVLDQIVKDQLHSEISVCLSLIVEDEILVQRLVKRGETSGRVDDSEEGIIRHRIEEYYAKTAEVAELYKQQGKYVEINGVGEISEISEKLFAEVEKIK, from the coding sequence ATGATAAACATCGTTCTATTCGGTCCTCCAGGTAGTGGTAAAGGAACCCAAGCGCAAAACCTAATTGAAAAATTTAACCTTAAGCAAATTTCTACAGGAGATTTATTCCGTTTTAACATGAAAAATGATACGGAGTTAGGTAAATTAGCAAAATCTTATATTGATAAAGGAGAATTGGTTCCAGACCAAGTTACCATCAATATGTTAGTAGATGAGCTTAAAAAACCTACAGAAGCAAATGGTTTCATTTTCGATGGTTTCCCAAGAACTTCTTACCAAACTGAAGTTTTAGACCAGATTGTAAAAGACCAGTTACATTCAGAAATTTCTGTATGTCTTTCACTTATTGTAGAAGACGAAATCTTAGTTCAAAGATTAGTAAAGAGAGGTGAAACTTCTGGTAGAGTAGATGATAGTGAAGAAGGAATTATCAGACACAGAATTGAAGAATATTATGCTAAAACTGCTGAAGTAGCAGAACTATATAAACAACAAGGCAAATATGTAGAAATTAATGGAGTAGGAGAAATCTCTGAAATCTCTGAAAAACTTTTTGCCGAAGTAGAGAAAATAAAATAG